The candidate division KSB1 bacterium region TCTTCACCTCTCTGCCGGCCACCAGATGGGGCCCTGGGGCATAGTGGTTGCAGCCAGTCGAAGGCTCAGCAATGGGGATTTTCAATACCGGTTCAATGACCCAGCTACCGGCCGCGAGCGCACGGAAAAGCGCGTCAACAACGCCCTTGACGCGAAGGAGTTCTTCGCCAAAGGGACCGTCGACGCTTCATCAGCAACGCGCTTTTCCTTCTCCGGTGAGTGGTCAAAGGCAGAACGGGGGGTACCTGGCTCCCTTGCGTTTCCCAGCCCCCATGCTAAGCAGGACGATGAAACTCGCCGTACCCAAGTTGAAGTTGAAACTCGTGTCGGGCGAGTTCTCCACGTGCAGGCGACCGGCTTTCACCACCAGCTTGCCACGCGCTTTGTGGACCCGAACCCATTCTGGCCCTCTCAGGCCGACAACACCGGCATGGCCACCGGCACGTCCTTGCAGGGCGACTTTGTACTAGGCCGCGACCTCCTTTTCACTGCCGGTGCCACCTATTTGAGAGAACGCTCGCGGGGATCCTCTCTGGGCGCGCATGCTCGCGACGCCTCTGCTGCGTTTGCTCAAGTGGACGCCTCCCGGAAGGGACTTTTGGGCCTGCAAGAGCTCAAGCTGAACGTGCTGCCTGCTGTCCGCGTGGACCACTACGAGGGTTTTGGCACGGTCACCAGCCCCAAGGTGGGTGCAATCCTGACTCGGCTGCGCAATGGCCATCTCGCGTTGCGGGGCAATGTGGGGCGCTCCTTCCGTGCACCCACGTTCAATGACCTCTACTGGCCTGAGGATGCGTTTACGGTGGGCAACCCGCGGCTGCGCCCCGAACGGACCAACGAGGTTGAGGTCGGCGGAAGCGCAAACGTCCCGTTTCGCGGTCGCGTGTACGGGGAGGTGAGCTGGTTCCGCCGGTGGGCACGCGATCTCATCGTATGGGGCATGGATCCGGCCACGTTCAAATGGTCGCCGGCCAACGTGAGCAAGGCGCGCATTACCGGACAGGAGGTAAAACTGCGGTGGGAGGAGGCCTCCGGCCGAGCACTCGTGGAGCTTGTCTACAGCCATTTGACAGCGGAGAACACGGGCGAGGAGCCGGGGGTGCAAGGCAAGCGCCTCATCTACCGGCCTGAGCACACCGCCTCGCTGCGTGCAGGACTCGACGGCAGGTGGTGGTACGTCAATGCCATGGCGCTGTATGTCGGTTCCCTCTACACCGACGAGGCCAACACGAAACAGCTGCCCGGGCACACAATAGTGGATGCCAACACCGGCCTGCGCTGGTCAGGACTCGGGTTCAATTGGACTTTGCGCCTCAGCATGGACAACCTCTTCGACACGCAGTACCAGCTCGCCGACGGCTACCCCATGCCGGGCCGTCTGTGGCGGGTGGGGGTGGGAGTGGGGTGGTAGGGGGCCTAAGGAAAGCGCTACGAGAAGCTGAACGACGATTCGAGAAGCGAATTTAGGCAGACCACCGGGGCGCCGGAGCTCGCCGGTGCCCCGGGGCTCCAGTAGCCGAGAAAGCGCGGAGTGGTCGCCGGGCAACGTGGGCGCAAACGGGGCGAACGTCCCGATTCTGGGATCGAGAGGAGCATCCCATGAGTGTTAGCGAGAAGGACTGCAGGTGGGCCTTTGTAGGGCACCTCGAAGAGACCGATGGCCTTTTCAGACGGTTTGTGTTGGAGCCTGGACGGCAGCGACAGGTGCTGCATGTCAGTGGTGTTGATCCTCGTTGGCGCGCATTAGCCTTTGGTTTCCCGGACGGGCGGGTCCTACCCCCAACTCCTTCATCTTCACATGCAAGTGACTCCGATTTATCTGCAACAGCCGTGCCGTTTTGCTGACGTTGCCGTTGCAAGCGGCAAGGGCGCGCTTGATGTAGGCGCGCTCGAACTCACGCCAGGCCTGGTCAAGGGGCACAATCCGGCCACGGAGAAAGAATTCTGCACCGCCCTGGTCTCTCTCCCATAGCTCCTCCAATTCCCACTCACTCACCACCTCAGAGCTGGAAAGGAGGGCGACGCGTTCCATCAGGTTGCGCAGTTCCCGCACGTTGTTGGGCCAGTGGTAGCTGAGCAGGAGCCGCATGGCCTCGGGAGAGAGAACTATCTGCGGCCTCCGGCTAAGCTCACAAAAGGCGCGGAGGAAATGGTTGGCTAAGAGCGGAATGTCTTCCGGGTGCTCGCGTAAGGGGGGCACGCGAAGAATCACGACTTTCAAGCGGTGATAGAGATCGGCGCGGAAGCGGCCATCGGCAACGTCTTGTTCTAACTGGTGGTTGGTGGCTGCGAGCACCCGCACGTTCACACGCATGTTCTCGGAGGAGCCGATCTTCTGGATCTCGCCGTACTCCAGCACGCGCAAGAACTTGGCTTGTGCCGTCGGACTCATGTCCCCGATTTCATCCAAAAATATGGTGCCGGAGTCGGCAAGCTCGAATTTGCCTTTCTTGGCAAAGTGAGCGCCCGTGAAGGATCCTTTGACATGGCCAAAGAGCTCACTTTCCAACAAGGTTTCGCTCAGAGCGCTGCAGTTGACGATGACGAAAGGTTTGGCGGCACGCAGGCTCTGTTGATGCAGGGCCCGGGCAACCAACTCCTTGCCGGCGCCACTTTCGCCAAGTATGAGCACGGTGCTGTCGGTCTTGGCCACCTGGGCTATGCGCTCGCGCAGTGCTGCCATCGCCACGCTCGTGCCCAGCATTTCGCCCGGTTGACGAAGGCCACGCAGCCGCCGGTTCTCGCGCTCCATCTGACGCTTTTGTAAAGCGTTGCGCATGCTCACCAGCAGCCGTCGCTCCACCGCCTCGCGCTCGATAAAATCGAACGCGCCAAGGCGTGTGGCTTGCACCGCGGTGTCGACCGTGCCGACACCGGTAACCACGAGAATCTCCGGAGGGTGAGCAAGACCTTTGGCCCGTTCCAGCACTTGCATGCCGGAAAGCTTGGGCATCTGCAGATCAAGGAGCAGGAGGTCGAAATCGGAGTTGGAAAGTTGTGCAAGAGCCTCTTCGCCGTCGGCTGCCTCCTCTACCTGGTAGCCCGCTTCCTCCACGATGTCCCGCAGCTGCAGGCGGATGTTGCGGTTATCCTCGGCGATTAGAACGCGGACGGGTTCTTCCATGACCTTTTCCTATGGGTCTTGCGGGTGAGGTGATGCTTGAAACCTTGCAAC contains the following coding sequences:
- a CDS encoding sigma-54 dependent transcriptional regulator, with protein sequence MEEPVRVLIAEDNRNIRLQLRDIVEEAGYQVEEAADGEEALAQLSNSDFDLLLLDLQMPKLSGMQVLERAKGLAHPPEILVVTGVGTVDTAVQATRLGAFDFIEREAVERRLLVSMRNALQKRQMERENRRLRGLRQPGEMLGTSVAMAALRERIAQVAKTDSTVLILGESGAGKELVARALHQQSLRAAKPFVIVNCSALSETLLESELFGHVKGSFTGAHFAKKGKFELADSGTIFLDEIGDMSPTAQAKFLRVLEYGEIQKIGSSENMRVNVRVLAATNHQLEQDVADGRFRADLYHRLKVVILRVPPLREHPEDIPLLANHFLRAFCELSRRPQIVLSPEAMRLLLSYHWPNNVRELRNLMERVALLSSSEVVSEWELEELWERDQGGAEFFLRGRIVPLDQAWREFERAYIKRALAACNGNVSKTARLLQINRSHLHVKMKELGVGPARPGNQRLMRANEDQHH
- a CDS encoding TonB-dependent receptor, translated to VTGKRGRSLTWELPVSAEVVSAADIAMTNAASVADALRPVAGAFVKSYGSEAAMKTVSVRGSSAEQVLILWDGARLNSPLAGGYDLSLLPLTAVEKVEVVRSGLSSLYGADAAGGVVNIITRAPRNGPRPEARLETGFGALGGRHLHLSAGHQMGPWGIVVAASRRLSNGDFQYRFNDPATGRERTEKRVNNALDAKEFFAKGTVDASSATRFSFSGEWSKAERGVPGSLAFPSPHAKQDDETRRTQVEVETRVGRVLHVQATGFHHQLATRFVDPNPFWPSQADNTGMATGTSLQGDFVLGRDLLFTAGATYLRERSRGSSLGAHARDASAAFAQVDASRKGLLGLQELKLNVLPAVRVDHYEGFGTVTSPKVGAILTRLRNGHLALRGNVGRSFRAPTFNDLYWPEDAFTVGNPRLRPERTNEVEVGGSANVPFRGRVYGEVSWFRRWARDLIVWGMDPATFKWSPANVSKARITGQEVKLRWEEASGRALVELVYSHLTAENTGEEPGVQGKRLIYRPEHTASLRAGLDGRWWYVNAMALYVGSLYTDEANTKQLPGHTIVDANTGLRWSGLGFNWTLRLSMDNLFDTQYQLADGYPMPGRLWRVGVGVGW